A region from the Plasmodium chabaudi chabaudi strain AS genome assembly, chromosome: 2 genome encodes:
- a CDS encoding Niemann-Pick type C1-related protein, putative, whose amino-acid sequence MFFGKIAGFISKLKHKSLDKFSNCLYKYAGFVYDRPYTVIFFSLLGCALLSTGFYYKENEKDVFKLYSISNEYTYDNSKMINDFFLRNRNAIILIESNFNLLQEHILTELKIFEDKIYDLEVDCSEVIECRPDDYADIEQTEVARKVFERLHDNIDPNINYDWKPSLSSLGFKFSFNNWFRSKKKKVEQPEVTDDEEEDDDEEGTENDNSEEGTENDNSEEGTENDNSEEGNENGNNEEDEEVNHNKSIDLDDIKQKFMEALDFVHERIEILKNLFISLQGKKKIVMPPEEKIAPIYEEYENDEFYPPYYIPPLLVKEDRCIFNNAFKHREEDLNLRTASYSEKRELTYGLEDLCQKKYNQCEKSSVFLYYENGNAKIGDPITVDNLNFYVNRKTYKGMILKSIFGNPEYTENGSSYTYEYTNSLVTIFHLRNSHTYEPYARAFEKKLIEYVRNYNIDHALDPDEETNDDNPPYVRFHVFAERSFEDEVDRISKLDKLTLLLFLIGIFLILMYVLFNNVTSVLYRSKPLCAVVGILCGFLGYLAGSGFLFYIGIKAVPPAETVPFLVIGVCVDDVFVIINSYSLLFMIKDDRKRIQMCLRDSAVAITVTTLTNVIAFLISAISPFYAIFSFSLFITSALFFSYLLVITILVSILCIEARLEKEKKNIFSPFISLVSSCFCKDSRSKKNNAGANNELSLDILTEEEQEKACAEYESLSIYQWIHNLYLFEESINKKKDKPSSKSKKKGDDQCTIVDVAPGGRDSKGCKQTSKHRSNYKDNSKSITNSDNNSKKNIKGSTSKVYPSNTNQKDENDNSSNYTHYNINGGTNKKDSGSASIGNVEHTGRTAESDNANNNYELHVDLRSIEVNSSSSILHTSNEISSCLNDSNTPQNYKEDKDDSKKGNGNDGHNNEEGNRNKTKNNEISTYTKGENQKIYMLNAHDNILFYKYIYKEPKGNIGKCFRKLIKNYYIPFLSSRIGKAFVYLLFTCIIILSFYGCTFIKKGIRYVKSFPTDSYIRMFIEQREIHFPNLGDIIEVYYVDKNFANKYRKLRNEYFDDDISNSYLAFSFLKNLDENEVIQDIEPANTNIKWEKTSIHKKLKQVHETLDQQDFVSGISNGFNFFVEANSSKLESEDPEVFYNTFMDWVKNDYTGNMFKDDFIFLNKQLVAWKFKYVQRTTDDSEYSSRWLKTCNEIAKIEDENIRLLCYHISYIFYETDEIIMEITLKTMGITIVAILFVTAYIVQGFSSCFIIAMIILLIDLSIFGFMCLCGITVNIISMVILVLSIGFSIDHTSHIVQAFTHSVGRTRNEKMKESLYLMMGPVLHSGLSTWCIISTLFFSNKDFTVIFFQTLSLVLFFSVIYSSMFLPVLLSSIGPL is encoded by the exons AGATATTGAACAAACAGAAGTAGCAAGAAAAGTATTCGAAAGATTACATGATAATATAGATCccaatattaattatgatTGGAAACCAAGTTTATCTTCTCTTGggtttaaattttcttttaataattggtttcgatcaaaaaaaaaaaaagtcgAGCAACCAGAGGTTACTGATGATGAGGAAGAGGACGACGATGAAGAAGGAacagaaaatgataatagcGAAGAAGGAacagaaaatgataatagcGAAGAAGGAacagaaaatgataatagcGAAGAAGGAAATGAAAATGGTAATAACGAAGAAGACGAGGAAGTAAATCATAATAAAAGCATTGACCTTGATGATATAAAACAGAAATTTATGGAAGCTTTAGATTTTGTTCATGAAAGaattgaaatattaaaaaatttatttatttcattacaaggtaaaaaaaaaatagtaatgcCACCAGAAGAAAAGATTGCACCAATTTATGAAGAATATGAAAACGATGAATTTTACCCTCCATATTATATACCTCCATTGCTAGTGAAAGAAGATCGATGTATATTTAACAATGCATTTAAACATAGAGAGGaagatttaaatttaagaaCTGCAAGTTATTCAGAAAAGAGAGAACTCACATATGGTTTAGAAGATTTatgtcaaaaaaaatataaccaatgtgaaaaaagttcagtatttttatattatgaaaatggaAATGCAAAAATTGGTGATCCAATTACAGtcgataatttaaatttttatgtaaatagaaaaacatataaaggTATGATACTCAAATCTATATTTGGTAATCCAGAATATACAGAAAATGGATCGAGTTATACTTatgaatatacaaattCGTTAGTTacaatatttcatttacgTAATTCACATACTTATGAACCATATGCTCGAGcctttgaaaaaaaactgATTGAATATGTtagaaattataatattgatCATGCATTAGATCCCGATGAAGAAacaaatgatgataatccACCATATGTTCGTTTTCATGTTTTTGCTGAAAGAAGTTTTGAAGATGAGGTTGATAGAATATCTAAATTAGATAAATTAACattgctattatttttaattggaatatttttaattttgatgtatgtcttatttaataatgttaCTTCTGTTTTGTATAGAAGTAAACCTCTTTGTGCAGTTGTTGGTATACTATGTGGATTTTTAGGATACTTAGCAGGGTCAggctttttattttatataggAATTAAAGCTGTACCTCCTGCAGAAACAGTTCCCTTTTTAGTTATAGGGGTTTGTGTTGATGATGTCtttgttataattaattcatattcattattatttatgatcAAAGATGATAGAAAGAGAATTCAAATGTGTTTAAGAGATAGTGCTGTAGCAATTACAGTAACAACATTAACTAATGTCattgcatttttaattagtGCAATATCCCCGTTTTATGCTATTTTCAgcttttctttatttattactaGTGCACTATTTTTCAGTTACCTATTGGTTATCACAATTTTGGTTagtatattatgtatagaAGCTCGTTTagagaaagaaaaaaaaaatattttttcacctTTCATAAGTTTAGTATCTTCATGTTTTTGTAAAGATTCaagaagtaaaaaaaataatgcagGGGCTAATAATGAGTTATCATTGGACATATTAACTGAAGAAGAACAAGAAAAAGCTTGTGCTGAATATGAAAGTCTTTCCATCTACCAATGgattcataatttatatctatTTGAAGAATCCATTAATAAGAAGAAAGATAAACCCTCTTCAAAATCAAAAAAGAAAGGAGATGATCAATGCACCATTGTGGATGTCGCTCCAGGAGGTCGAGATTCTAAAGGGTGCAAACAAACCTCAAAGCATCgatcaaattataaagataATTCAAAATCTATAACAAATTCGGATAATAATtcgaagaaaaatattaaaggTTCTACATCGAAAGTATATCCCTCCAATACGAACcaaaaagatgaaaatgacAACTCAAGCAATTATAcacattataatataaacggcggtacaaataaaaaggataGTGGTAGTGCATCTATTGGAAATGTAGAGCACACTGGAAGAACAGCAGAAAGCGATAATGCAAATAACAATTATGAATTACATGTAGATTTAAGAAGTATTGAAGTAAATTCAAGTAGCTCTATATTACATACATCAAATGAAATATCATCATGCTTGAATGATAGTAATACAcctcaaaattataaagaagATAAGGATGATTcgaaaaaaggaaatggTAATGATGGAcataataatgaagaagGAAATCGtaacaaaacaaaaaataatgaaattagTACTTATACAAAAGGtgaaaatcaaaaaatatatatgttaaatgctcatgataatatattattttataaatatatatataaagaaccAAAAGGAAATATAGGAAAATGTTTCCGTaaacttataaaaaattattatataccaTTCTTATCATCAAGAATAGGAAAAgcatttgtatatttattatttacatgtattattattttatcattttatgGTTgtacatttataaaaaaaggaataagATATGTTAAATCATTCCCAACAGATTCATATATACGAATGTTTATTGAACAAAGAGAAATACATTTCCCAAATCTCGGAGATATAATTGAAGTTTATTACGTTGATAAAAACTttgcaaataaatatcGAAAATTACgtaatgaatattttgatGATGATATATCAAATTCATATCTagcattttcatttttaaaaaatctagatgaaaatgaagTAATTCAAGATATTGAACCAGCAAATACAAATATCAAATGGGAAAAAACTTCAatccataaaaaattaaaacaagTTCATGAAACCCTTGATCAACAAGATTTTGTATCTGGTATATCAAAtggttttaatttttttgtagagGCTAATAGTAGTAAATTAGAAAGTGAAGACCCTGaagttttttataatacatttatgGATTGggtaaaaaatgattatacaggaaatatgtttaaagatgattttatatttttaaataaacagCTAGTAGCATggaaatttaaatatgtgcAAAGAACTACTGATGATTCAGAATATTCCTCTAGATGGTTAAAAACATGTAATGAAATTGCAAAAATtgaagatgaaaatattcGATTACTTTGTTATCATATAAGTTATATCTTTTATGAAACGGATGAAATCATTATGGAAATAACTCTTAAAACTATGGGAATAACTATTGTtgctatattatttgtaacTGCTTATATAGTTCAAGGATTTAGTTCATGCTTTATTATAGCTATGATTATATTACTTATCGATTTATCCATTTTTGGATTTATGTGTTTGTGCGGAATAACAGtgaatattatttctatGGTTATCCTAGTTCTTTCAATTG GTTTCTCTATCGACCATACGTCGCACATTGTACAGGCATTCACACACAGTGTTGGAAGAACTCGGAACGaaaa GATGAAAGAAAGTTTGTATTTGATGATGGGACCTGTTTTACACAGTGGTTTATCAACATGGTGTATTATAAGTaccttatttttttcaaacaaAGATTTTACTGTCATATTCTTTCAAACACTATCTTTG gttttatttttttccgtAATATATTCTTCCATGTTTTTACCAGTTCTTCTTTCAAGTATTGGTCCATTATAg
- a CDS encoding ATP synthase-associated protein, putative, with protein MYRRYIWSSIFRDVNYRFKKVYHSFYYAQSHIKYVMLILFPGVIWSTRYRADTKLGYFFYINDEKLYPRIDNIPNDNNNNDNYIDKYVNYTKNLVNNQKWVNGTKFYLDDDVTVQDVKKIIYKNPENIPKNIKLGCKGRMMDDNDNLALAVRAFCKRDPKIIIWEDEHAQYV; from the coding sequence ATGTACAGAAGGTATATTTGGAGTAGTATTTTCCGTGATGTGAATTATAGATTTAAGAAAGTATatcattcattttattatgcaCAAAgccatataaaatatgttatgttaatattatttcccGGTGTTATATGGTCAACTAGATATCGAGCAGATACAAAATTaggatattttttttacatcaATGATGAAAAACTATATCCTCGTATAGATAATATtccaaatgataataacaacaatgataattatattgataaatatgtgaattatacaaaaaatttagtAAATAACCAAAAATGGGTTAATGgtacaaaattttatttagatGATGATGTAACTGTTCAAGacgttaaaaaaataatttataaaaatccaGAAAATATtcctaaaaatattaaacttGGATGTAAAGGAAGAATGATGGATGATAATGATAACTTAGCTTTAGCAGTTAGAGCTTTTTGTAAAAGAGAtccaaaaataattatttgggAAGATGAGCATGCTCAGtatgtttaa